Proteins encoded in a region of the Spiroplasma endosymbiont of Amphimallon solstitiale genome:
- a CDS encoding UPF0236 family transposase-like protein yields the protein MELKKTAEFIKEHCQKFYENVEQAKIIICGDSAGWIKDIADYLGTEFILDKFHLIRTLYLGIMAGNKGKYVKEYNHCKNLINNGQYEQLIDYLYKELDNHKKLKKQYFKNNKKGIVNQSTKWNIGCFTETNIWHVLKEMIVNRTYSIFIYIKMVIFKCNKINLET from the coding sequence TTGGAGTTAAAAAAAACTGCTGAATTTATTAAAGAACATTGTCAAAAATTTTATGAAAATGTTGAACAAGCAAAAATCATTATTTGTGGTGATAGTGCAGGGTGAATTAAAGATATAGCAGATTATCTTGGTACTGAGTTTATTTTAGATAAATTCCATTTAATTAGAACATTATATCTTGGAATAATGGCCGGAAATAAAGGAAAGTATGTAAAAGAATATAATCATTGTAAAAATTTAATTAATAATGGTCAATATGAACAATTAATTGATTATTTATATAAAGAATTAGATAATCATAAAAAATTAAAAAAACAGTATTTTAAAAATAATAAAAAAGGTATTGTTAATCAAAGTACAAAGTGAAATATTGGCTGTTTTACCGAAACAAATATTTGACATGTTTTAAAAGAAATGATTGTTAATAGAACATATAGTATTTTTATTTATATAAAAATGGTTATTTTTAAGTGTAATAAAATAAATTTAGAAACATAA